Proteins found in one Pagrus major chromosome 20, Pma_NU_1.0 genomic segment:
- the heatr1 gene encoding HEAT repeat-containing protein 1 isoform X2 has product MTSLAQQLKRLALPQSDPNLLTRREVASLLFDPKDAATMDRSTFYALGCTGLEELLGIEPAFLEFQDTLFSGASLTLERSVQSKEVNERLDASISLFLTRLCPYFLLKPAHKCIEWLVHRFHIQLYNPDSLLACALPYHDTNLFVRVLQLLKIVDATNRWNWLHCLQKPGVPLSRGALITHCYTDLSFMDFICTMVTKSIQAYSGHSGSCSQLRVIFSFYASTIVPALDAVDKVSDTIISKLLPYVQKGLKSSLMDYKAATYMIVCQLAVKVVMEASLVDTLAVHISKSLLKEPVLAKEGVGCLIVLLQNQKEGAAGPRAFSCLSSMPALVSTLQVMAASHDVSPLLRYLLPHLIHAVFTCSSGETDELAVLESILQSVPLTKGLDQTVARLLLDEYLSQTELSAENMAAFDRRLLPLVRLFESRYCGALDGVLAGHVTDISSAEQKRLFHQFLSLSMSSGKFQIIGDSDTSLLLSLKHPQPSVRVSAVEHLMGIITSGQQSLDETFLKDAVTERLKDDVPQVVAAALRILEVVFDVLDPEDIVSCLLSLLHRVDLSAAERWLPVLTEAVRLLSDPRLGKGDAELVQRAGWRLLPFLVITSAQPRLPSCVARSSIITQHPLTLNWAEELDEVMKRSSEPDFVGLANQRLVSTLTKNLANMEHFSRRDALEKLALLVEQQRGSGLRARASFLVLTRTLLLSLGELSETQHLLTAQRVYMLLEPPLLEVIRDDGAQEAERLVSVPSSFSEALTLYLSRCEQQPGERLDTHFSLVLMSLLRDFISSLRCHDASFKGEVWWNPEKLDTNTCCYLGLTCRLFSVIISGAGEGPTAGSFRDLMKLLIQVHLSEPLMLFRFLCVLWGYNSNHGDQLDVKVGAVLQTQALYMGRALLSAQSAATLEELAAADSPVVPSLLCCLTSPVREVRRAALGALQSLSEAKASSFQPITEKLLKTPEEIIADPSYLSQALGSLHDDCQSVKVSPQQKKLQASMQQLLQSVQTPCCPSYSAAGLLRALSHVNGQSVLSSLLPVLDRLLEQSGPDTPTLLRAEAQLMQLVLGKYNEASAPLLAEDQNCLDLFIRALRTSTQQHPDISSCQIFALEQITKPFFSALGDEKVQQKLLSVMFDLLVESRSPLVANTISSVFKGIAVDGQLVANELAPPEKPKVSVTVQQSRRSRMTLRKPQESSAVAPEGGAVSWQRVTLILELLQHKKKLKRAQMLVPVLFSLLARSLEPCSGDHTNMEYTKQLLLSCLLNVCHKLSPDGQAVAADVLDEDKFSVELVVQCIRASDMPQTHHHALLLLGTAAAIFPEKVLHNIMPIFTFMGANIMRLDDAYSFRVIDKTVEMVIPALIKAHQLSDGGSSAHVDAVVTRIMLVFADALPHVPDHRRLPVLAQLVTTLGPARFLWVLMLLLFKLHATQTASSVSEKDAALERDVDFWISLCCQFEVTDQLTSLISILNFLLQLPDDKDDAAAKRPVGRRGAKKKEEEEKMEELIFSVEAYSSKELRHFKFLCVSFMAQLLGSTSFIGKVADGGDIIDESLQQLQQRLLEEILRYIHSVARCVEENADKPTAKFWRVLLNKAYDVLDKVNSLLPTDTFITVIRGLMGNQLPSVRRKAMELLNNKLQHRTQWEEQQVTALLQLTGNLLSIVDKRRGKVMAEEEAEQAINRQTALYSLKLLCRSFGSDHQEALVPVLQQTVEIVTSAEEEKNVMGSALLCIAEVVSTLKALAIPQLPRLMPAVLNTLTDRKDLLTNEIYLLSAVTALQRITETLPHFISPYLQDITLQVCRLTRLVESSSSSSSSSSTTAQLSTRLASLRSTLATGLPPRVLLPTLNKCYSNMVVDKKGQLGALMSILKEHISHMERDQLNFHQSELTSFFLTALDFRAEHCQGDLEKTAVIEGCVIDCLLAMVMKLSEVTFRPLFFKLFDWSKSHSNERLLTFYRLSDCVAERLKGLFVLFAGNLVKPFADLLRQTSSSQTDDLLFDSCRSEEKTALLLQHVLDCLYKIFLYDTQRFLSKERADALMSPLLDQLENALGGDQVYQQRVTQHLVPCVGQFCVALADDTQWKTLNYQILLKTRHTDSKVRFSSLLMLMEVASKLKENYMVLLPETIPFLAELMEDECEEVEQQVQKVVQEMENILGEPLQSYF; this is encoded by the exons ATGACGTCCTTGGCCCAGCAGCTGAAGAGGCTCGCGCTGCCTCAGAGCGACCCCAACCTGCTGACACGCAGAGAGGTCGCCTCGCTGCTCTTCGACCCCAAAGATGCCGCCACCATGGACAGAAGCACCTTCTACGCCCTCG GCTGCACGgggctggaggagctgctgggaATCGAACCAGCCTTCCTGGAGTTCCAGGACACCCTGTTCAGCGGCGCCTCGCTGACCCTGGAGAGGAGCGTCCAGTCCAAGGAGGTCAACGAGAGGCTGGACGCCAGCATCTCGCTCTTCCTCACCCGCCTGTGCCCGTACTTCCTCCTGAAACCGGCTCACAAGTGCATCGAGTGGCTCGTTCACCG CTTCCACATCCAGCTGTACAACCCTGACAGCCTGTTGGCCTGCGCGCTGCCGTATCACGACACCAACCTGTTCGTCAgagtcctgcagctcctcaagaTCGTGGACGCCACCAACCGCTGGAACTGGCTGCACTGCCTGCAG AAACCAGGCGTGCCGTTGTCCAGAGGAGCTCTGATCACTCACTGCTACACAGACCTGAGCTTCATGGACTTCATCTGCACCATGGTGACCAAGTCCATCCAG gcGTATTCAGGACACTCAGGAAGTTGCTCCCAGCTCAGAGTGATCTTCTCCTTCTACGCCTCCACCATCGTCCCGGCTCTGGACGCCGTGGACAAAGTGTCCGACACCATCATCTCCAAACTGCTGCCGTACGTTCAGAAG GGTCTGAAGTCGTCGCTGATGGACTACAAAGCTGCCACCTACATGATCGTGTGCCAGCTGGCGGTGAAGGTGGTGATGGAGGCGAGTCTGGTCGACACCCTCGCCGTGCACATCAGCAAGTCTCTGCTCAAAGAGCCCGTGTTGGCCAAGGAGGGCGTGGGCTGCCTCATCGTGCTGCTGCAGAACCAGAAGGAGGGCGCCGCCGGGCCCAG AGCTTTCAGCTGTCTGAGCTCCATGCCGGCGTTGGTTTCGACGCTGCAGGTCATGGCGGCGTCTCATGATGTCAGTCCTCTGCTGCGTTACCTGCTGCCTCACCTGATCCACGCCGTGTTCACCTGCAGCTCAG GTGAGACGGACGAGCTCGCTGTGTTGGAGTCCATCCTGCAGTCGGTTCCTCTGACCAAAGGCCTGGACCAGACTGTGGCTCG TCTGCTGTTGGACGAGTATCTGAGTCAGACTGAACTCTCAGCTGAGAACATGGCCGCCTTCGACCGGCGCCTGCTGCCTCTGGTCCGACTGTTCGAGTCCAG GTACTGTGGAGCTCTGGACGGCGTCCTCGCTGGTCACGTGACCGACATCAGCAGCGCGGAGCAGAAACGTCTTTTCCATCagttcctctctctgtccatgAGCAGCGGGAAGTTCCAG ATTATAGGCGACTCGGACACATCGCTGCTCCTCAGTCTGAAACACCCGCAGCCTTCAGTCCGAGTCTCAGCCGTGGAGCACCTGATGGGCATCATCACCTCCGGACAG CAGAGTTTGGACGAAACCTTCCTGAAAGACGCCGTCACGGAGCGACTGAAGGACGACGTGCCGCAGGTCGTGGCCGCCGCTCTCCGTATCCTGGAG GTGGTGTTCGATGTTTTGGACCCAGAGGACATCGTGTCCTGTTTACTgtctctgctgcacagagtgGATCTGTCGGCGGCTGAGCGATG GCTGCCAGTACTGACTGAGGCGGTGCGTTTACTGTCCGACCCCCGGCTGGGGAAAGGGGATGCTGAGCTGGTACAGAGGGCGGGCTGGAGGCTGCTGCCCTTCCTGGTGATCACCTCCGCCCAGCCCCGCCTCCCCTCCTGCGTCGCCCGATCCTCCATCATCACCCAACACCCGCTCACCCTGAACTGGGCCGAAG AGCTGGAcgaggtgatgaagaggagctcTGAACCCGACTTTGTTGGTTTGGCCAACCAGCGTCTCGTCTCCACGCTGACCAAGAACCTGGCGAACATGGAGCACTTCTCCAGACGGGACGCT CTGGAGAAGTTGGCTCTGTTGGTGGAGCAGCAGCGAGGCTCCGGCCTCAGAGCGAGGGCGTCCTTCCTGGTGCTGACCCGGACTCTGCTGCTCAGCCTGGGAGAGCTGAGCGAGACCCAGCACCTGCTCACCGCCCAGAGGGTCTACATGCTGCTGGAGCCCCCCCTGCTGGAGGTCATCAGGGACGACGGCGCTCAG GAAGCTGAGCGTCTCGTCAGCGTCCCGTCGTCCTTCTCTGAAGCCCTGACTCTGTACCTGAGCAGGTGTGAGCAGCAGCCAGGTGAACGTCTGGACACACACTTCAGCCTCGTCCTCATGTCGCTGCTCAGAGacttcatctcctccctcaggTGTCACGACGCCTCCTTCAAAG GTGAGGTGTGGTGGAACCCGGAGAAGCTGGACACAAACACCTGCTGTTACCTGGGCCTCACCTGCCGCCTCTTCAGTGTCATCATCAGCGGAGCGGGGGAGGGGCCGACAGCCGGCAGCTTCAGAGACTTAATGAAGCTGCTCATCCAG GTTCACCTCTCTGAGCCGCTGATGCTCTTCAGGTTCCTGTGCGTGCTGTGGGGATACAACAGTAACCATGGCGACCAGCTGGACGTGAAAGTGGGCGCCGTCCTGCAGACTCAGGCTCTGTACATGGGCAGAGCTCTGCTGAGCGCCCAATCAGCCGCCACGCTGGAGGAGCTGGCAGCCGCCGACTCACCTG tggtCCCGTCGTTGCTCTGCTGTCTCACCTCTCCGGTTCGGGAGGTCCGGAGGGCGGCTCTCGGCGCTCTGCAGAGCCTATCAGAAGCCAAAGCTTCTTCCttccagccaatcacagagaaGCTCCTGAAGACCCCCGAGGAGATCATCGCCGACCCGTCTTACCTGAGCCAG GCTCTCGGCTCTCTTCACGACGACTGTCAGTCCGTCAAAGTGTCGCCACAGCAGAAGAAGCTGCAGGCGTCgatgcagcagctgctgcagagcgTTCAGACACCCTGCTGCCCGTCGTACAGCGCCGCCGGCCTGCTGCGAGCGCTGAGCCACGTCAACGGACAG tccGTCCTGTCCAGCCTGCTTCCTGTTCTGGATCGCCTCCTGGAGCAGAGCGGCCCCGACACCCCCACCCTGCTGCGGGCCGAGGCCCAGCTGATGCAGCTCGTCCTTGGGAAGTACAACGAGGCGTCGGCCCCCCTGCTGGCCGAGGACCAGAACTGTCTGGATCTGTTCATCAGAGCTCTGAGGACCTCGACCCAGCAACACCCCGACATCTCCAGCTGCCAGATCTTTGCTCTGGAACAG ATCACGAAGCCGTTCTTCTCGGCCCTCGGAGACGAGAAGGTGCAGCAGAAGCTGCTGTCGGTGATGTTCGACCTGCTGGTGGAGAGCAGGAGTCCTCTGGTGGCCAACACCATCAGCAGCGTCTTTAAAGGg aTCGCTGTCGACGGTCAGCTGGTGGCCAATGAGCTCGCTCCACCAGAAAAACCCAAAGTGAGCGTGACGGTGCAGCAGAGCCGCCGGAGCAGAATGACTCTGAG gaaacctcaggaGAGCAGTGCTGTGGCTCCAGAAGGGGGCGCTGTGTCATGGCAGAGAGTCACTCTGatcctggagctgctgcagcacaagAAGAAGCTGAAGAGAGCCCAGATGTTGGTGCCGGTTCTGTTCTCTCTGCTCGCCAG GAGTCTGGAGCCGTGTTCAGGCGATCACACCAACATGGAGTAcaccaaacagctgctgctcagctgtctGCTCAACGTCTGCCACAAACTGTCTCCTGATGGACAAGCTGTGGCTGCAG ATGTCCTGGATGAAGATAAGTTCAGTGTGGAGTTGGTGGTTCAGTGTATCAGAGCGTCCGACATGCCGCAGACTCACCACcacgctctgctgctgctgggcaCCGCCGCCGCCATCTTCCCT GAGAAAGTGCTGCACAACATCATGCCCATCTTCACCTTCATGGGAGCGAACATCATGCGTCTGGACGACGCTTACAGCTTCAGAGTCATCGACAAGACGGTTGAGATGGTCATACCTGCTCTGATCAAG GCCCACCAGCTCTCTGACGGCGGCTCTTCGGCTCACGTGGACGCCGTGGTGACGAGGATCATGCTCGTGTTTGCCGACGCGCTGCCTCACGTGCCCGATCACCGGCGGCTGCCTGTCCTCGCTCAGCTTGTGACCACGCTGGGCCCCGCCCGCTTCCTCTGGGTCCTAATGCTCCTCCTGTTCAAGCTGCACGCCACGCAGACCGCCAGCTCTGTGAGCGAAAAG gATGCCGCTCTGGAGAGAGATGTGGACTTCTGgatttctctctgctgtcagttcGAGGTGACCGACCAGCTCACTTCCCTCATCAGCATCCTGAacttcctcctgcagctgcCTGACGACAAAGATGACG CTGCAGCGAAGCGCCCCGTTGGTCGACGAGGAGctaagaagaaggaggaggaggagaagatggaggagctgaTCTTCAGTGTGGAGGCTTACAGCAGCAAAGAGCTGCGACACTTTAAGTTCCTGTGCGTGTCCTTCATGGCTCAGCTGCTCGGATCCACCAGCTTCATCGGGAAG GTTGCAGACGGTGGTGACATCATCGATGAGTctcttcagcagctgcagcagag gctgctggaggagatccTGCGATACATCCACAGTGTAGCTCGCTGTGTGGAGGAGAACGCTGACAAACCCACCGCCAAGTTCTGGAGAGTTCTGCTCAACAAAGCCTATGATGTTCTCGATAAG GTGAACTCCTTGTTGCCCACGGATACCTTCATCACGGTGATAAGAGGGCTGATGGGAAATCAGCTGCCGTCAGTCCGGAGAAAAGCCATggagctgctgaacaacaaactgcagcacagGACGCAGTGGGAGGAACAACAG GTCACAGCGCTCTTACAGCTGACCGGCAACCTGCTGAGCATTGTGGATAAACGTCGTGGTAAGGTGATggcggaggaggaggcagagcaggCCATCAACCGACAGACGGCGCTCTACAGCCTCAAGCTGCTGTGCCGCAGTTTCGGCTCCGACCACCAGGAGGCGCTCGTGCCCGTCCTGCAGCAGACGGTGGAGATCGTCACAtcggcagaggaggagaagaacgTGATGGGCAGCGCTCTGCTCTGCATCGCCGAGGTGGTCAGCACGCTCAAAGCACTCGCCATCCCGCAGCTGCCcag GTTGATGCCGGCAGTGTTGAACACGCTGACCGACAGGAAGGACCTGCTGACCAATGAGATCTACCTGCTGAGCGCCGTCACCGCCCTCCAACGTATAACGGAGACGCTGCCGCATTTCATCAGCCCGTACCTGCAGGACATCACCTTACAG GTGTGTCGGCTGACTCGGCTGGTAgagtcttcctcctcctcctcgtcttcctcctccaccaccgccCAGCTGTCCACACGTCTTGCCTCCCTCAGGAGCACCCTCGCCACCGGGCTGCCCCCCAGGGTCCTGCTGCCCACCCTCAACAAGTGCTACAGCAACATGGTCGTCGACAAGAAG GGTCAGCTGGGGGCGCTGATGAGCATCCTGAAGGAACACATCAGTCACATGGAGAGAGACCAGCTGAACTTCCACCAATCAGAGCTcacctccttcttcctcaccgCGCTGGACTTCCGTGCTGAACACTGTCAG GGCGATCTGGAGAAGACGGCGGTGATCGAGGGCTGTGTGATCGACTGTCTGCTCGCCATGGTGATGAAACTGTCTGAGGTCACGTTCAGACCGCTCTTCTTCAAG ctgttcGACTGGAGTAAATCTCACAGTAACGAGCGTCTGCTGACCTTCTACCGACTGTCCGACTGCGTCGCCGAGCGCCTCAAAGGGCTCTTCGTCCTGTTCGCAGGAAACCTGGTGAAACCGTTCGCTGACCTGCTGCGACAGACCAGCAGCTcacagacag ATGACTTGTTGTTCGACTCGTGTCGGTCTGAAGAGAAAaccgctctgctgctgcagcacgtCCTCGACTGTCTCTACAAGATCTTCCTGTACGACACGCAGAGGTTCCTCAGTAAAGAGCGAGCCGACGCCCTCATGAGCCCGCTGCTCGACCAG ctgGAGAACGCTCTGGGCGGAGACCAGGTGTACCAGCAGAGAGTGACCCAGCACCTGGTCCCCTGCGTGGGTCAGTTCTGTGTGGCGCTGGCTGACGACACTCAGTGGAAAACTCTCAACTACCAGATCCTCCTCAAGACCAGACACACCGACTCCAAG gtgCGTTTCTCGTCTCTGTTGATGCTGATGGAGGTGGCGTCCAAACTGAAGGAGAACTACATGGTGCTGCTGCCGGAGACCATCCCCTTCCTGGCTGAACTGATGGAGG atgagtgtgaggaggtggagcagcaggTCCAGAAGGTGGTTCAGGAGATGGAGAACATCCTGGGAGAACCGCTACAGAGCTACTtctag